The Athene noctua chromosome 3, bAthNoc1.hap1.1, whole genome shotgun sequence genome includes a region encoding these proteins:
- the EIF3D gene encoding eukaryotic translation initiation factor 3 subunit D isoform X2, protein MAKFVTPVIQDNPSGWGPCAVPEQFRDMPYQPFSKGDRLGKVADWTGATYQDKRYTNKYSSQFGGGSQYAYFHEEDETSFQLVDTARTQKTAYQRNRMRFAQRNLRRDKDRRNMLQFSMQTLPKSAKQKERDRLRLQKKFQKQFGVRQKWDQKSQKPRDSSVEVRSDWEVKEEMDFPRLMKMRYLEVSEPQDIECCGALEYYDKAFDRITTRNEKLLRSIKRIFHTVTTTDDPVIRKLAKTQGNVFATDAILATLMSCTRSVYSWDIIVQRVGSKLFFDKRDNSDFDLLTVSETANEPPQEEGNSFNSPRNLAMEATYINHNFSQQCLRMGKEKYKFPNPNPFVEDDMDKNEVASVAYRYRRWKLGDDIDLIVRCEHDGVMTGANGEVSFINIKTLNEWDSRYCNGVDWRQKLDSQRGAVIATELKNNSYKLARWTCCALLAGSEYLKLGYVSRYHVKDSARHVILGTQQFKPNEFASQINLSIENAWGILRCVIDICMKLDEGKYLILKDPNKQVIRIYSLPDGTFSSDEDEEDEEEEEEEEEEES, encoded by the exons ATGGCGAAGTTTGTGACACCTGTGATCCAGGACAATCCTTCCGGCTGGGGCCCGTGCGCCGTCCCCGAGCAGTTCAGGGACATGCCCTACCAGCCCTTCAGTAAAGGAGACCGCCTCGGAAAG GTGGCTGATTGGACAGGAGCCACTTACCAGGATAAAAGATATACAA ACAAGTACTCGTCGCAGTTTGGTGGCGGAAGTCAATATGCATATTTCCATGAGGAGGATGAGACTAGCTTCCAGCTGGTGGATACAGCACGAACGCAGAAAACAGCGTACCAGAGGAATCGTATGCGATTTGCACAG AGGAACCTTCGGAGAGACAAGGACCGTCGGAACATGCTGCAGTTCAGCATGCAGACACTGCCAAAGAGTGCCAAGCAGAAGGAGAG AGATCGTCTGCGCCTACAGAAGAAGTTTCAGAAGCAGTTTGGAGTGAGGCAGAAATGGGACCAAAAATCACAG AAGCCTCGTGACTCCTCTGTTGAAGTTCGCAGTGATTGGGAGGTGAAGGAAGAGATGGATTTCCCTCGGCTGATGAAGATGCGCTACCTGGAGGTGTCTGAGCCACAGGACAT AGAGTGCTGTGGAGCCCTAGAATACTATGACAAAGCTTTTGACCGCATTACAACAAGAAATGAGAAACTACTGAGGAGCATTAAGCGCATCTTCCATACCGTCACTACTACTGATGACCCAGTTATCCGAAAG CTGGCCAAGACCCAAGGGAATGTGTTTGCCACAGATGCCATCCTGGCCACACTGATGAGCTGCACTCGCTCTGTCTATTCCTGGGACATCATTGTCCAGAGAGTTGGATCCAAGCTTTTCTTTGACAAGAGGGACAATTCAGATTTTG ACCTCCTGACAGTGAGTGAAACAGCCAATGAACCACCACAGGAAGAGGGCAACTCTTTTAATTCTCCACGCAACCTTGCCATGGAAGCCACCTACATCAATCATAACTTCTCACAGCAGTGTCTGAGGATG ggaaaggagaaatacaagtttcccaacccaaacccctttgtggAGGATGACATGGATAAAAACGAAGTAGCCTCTGTTGCATACAG ATACCGAAGGTGGAAGCTGGGAGATGATATAGATCTCATTGTCCGCTGTGAACATGATGGAGTGATGACAGGAGCTAATGGAGAAGTGTCATTCATCAACATCAAAACACTGAATGAGTGGGATTCCAGG TATTGCAATGGAGTAGACTGGCGCCAGAAGCTTGACTCTCAGAGAGGAGCTGTGATTGCCACAGAGCTGAAAAACAACAGCTACAAATTAGCCCGCTGGACGTGTTGCGCGCTGTTGGCTGGATCAGAGTATCTTAAACTCGG gtaTGTATCCCGTTACCACGTGAAGGACTCTGCCCGCCATGTGATCCTGGGCACACAGCAGTTCAAGCCGAATGAGTTTGCCAGCCAGATTAATCTGAGCATAGAAAACGCCTGGGGCATCCTGCGATGTGTCATTGACATCTGCATGAAGCTGGATGAGGGGAAGTACCTCATCCTCAAGGACCCCAACAAGCAGGTGATCCGAATCTACAGCTTGCCTGATGGCACTTTTAGCTCtgatgaagatgaggaggatgaggaggaagaggaggaggaggaag aggaagagagctga
- the EIF3D gene encoding eukaryotic translation initiation factor 3 subunit D isoform X1 produces the protein MAKFVTPVIQDNPSGWGPCAVPEQFRDMPYQPFSKGDRLGKVADWTGATYQDKRYTNKYSSQFGGGSQYAYFHEEDETSFQLVDTARTQKTAYQRNRMRFAQRNLRRDKDRRNMLQFSMQTLPKSAKQKERDRLRLQKKFQKQFGVRQKWDQKSQQKPRDSSVEVRSDWEVKEEMDFPRLMKMRYLEVSEPQDIECCGALEYYDKAFDRITTRNEKLLRSIKRIFHTVTTTDDPVIRKLAKTQGNVFATDAILATLMSCTRSVYSWDIIVQRVGSKLFFDKRDNSDFDLLTVSETANEPPQEEGNSFNSPRNLAMEATYINHNFSQQCLRMGKEKYKFPNPNPFVEDDMDKNEVASVAYRYRRWKLGDDIDLIVRCEHDGVMTGANGEVSFINIKTLNEWDSRYCNGVDWRQKLDSQRGAVIATELKNNSYKLARWTCCALLAGSEYLKLGYVSRYHVKDSARHVILGTQQFKPNEFASQINLSIENAWGILRCVIDICMKLDEGKYLILKDPNKQVIRIYSLPDGTFSSDEDEEDEEEEEEEEEEES, from the exons ATGGCGAAGTTTGTGACACCTGTGATCCAGGACAATCCTTCCGGCTGGGGCCCGTGCGCCGTCCCCGAGCAGTTCAGGGACATGCCCTACCAGCCCTTCAGTAAAGGAGACCGCCTCGGAAAG GTGGCTGATTGGACAGGAGCCACTTACCAGGATAAAAGATATACAA ACAAGTACTCGTCGCAGTTTGGTGGCGGAAGTCAATATGCATATTTCCATGAGGAGGATGAGACTAGCTTCCAGCTGGTGGATACAGCACGAACGCAGAAAACAGCGTACCAGAGGAATCGTATGCGATTTGCACAG AGGAACCTTCGGAGAGACAAGGACCGTCGGAACATGCTGCAGTTCAGCATGCAGACACTGCCAAAGAGTGCCAAGCAGAAGGAGAG AGATCGTCTGCGCCTACAGAAGAAGTTTCAGAAGCAGTTTGGAGTGAGGCAGAAATGGGACCAAAAATCACAG CAGAAGCCTCGTGACTCCTCTGTTGAAGTTCGCAGTGATTGGGAGGTGAAGGAAGAGATGGATTTCCCTCGGCTGATGAAGATGCGCTACCTGGAGGTGTCTGAGCCACAGGACAT AGAGTGCTGTGGAGCCCTAGAATACTATGACAAAGCTTTTGACCGCATTACAACAAGAAATGAGAAACTACTGAGGAGCATTAAGCGCATCTTCCATACCGTCACTACTACTGATGACCCAGTTATCCGAAAG CTGGCCAAGACCCAAGGGAATGTGTTTGCCACAGATGCCATCCTGGCCACACTGATGAGCTGCACTCGCTCTGTCTATTCCTGGGACATCATTGTCCAGAGAGTTGGATCCAAGCTTTTCTTTGACAAGAGGGACAATTCAGATTTTG ACCTCCTGACAGTGAGTGAAACAGCCAATGAACCACCACAGGAAGAGGGCAACTCTTTTAATTCTCCACGCAACCTTGCCATGGAAGCCACCTACATCAATCATAACTTCTCACAGCAGTGTCTGAGGATG ggaaaggagaaatacaagtttcccaacccaaacccctttgtggAGGATGACATGGATAAAAACGAAGTAGCCTCTGTTGCATACAG ATACCGAAGGTGGAAGCTGGGAGATGATATAGATCTCATTGTCCGCTGTGAACATGATGGAGTGATGACAGGAGCTAATGGAGAAGTGTCATTCATCAACATCAAAACACTGAATGAGTGGGATTCCAGG TATTGCAATGGAGTAGACTGGCGCCAGAAGCTTGACTCTCAGAGAGGAGCTGTGATTGCCACAGAGCTGAAAAACAACAGCTACAAATTAGCCCGCTGGACGTGTTGCGCGCTGTTGGCTGGATCAGAGTATCTTAAACTCGG gtaTGTATCCCGTTACCACGTGAAGGACTCTGCCCGCCATGTGATCCTGGGCACACAGCAGTTCAAGCCGAATGAGTTTGCCAGCCAGATTAATCTGAGCATAGAAAACGCCTGGGGCATCCTGCGATGTGTCATTGACATCTGCATGAAGCTGGATGAGGGGAAGTACCTCATCCTCAAGGACCCCAACAAGCAGGTGATCCGAATCTACAGCTTGCCTGATGGCACTTTTAGCTCtgatgaagatgaggaggatgaggaggaagaggaggaggaggaag aggaagagagctga